Proteins co-encoded in one Pseudomonas beijingensis genomic window:
- a CDS encoding primosomal protein N' encodes MPDAILRLALPSPLRRLFDYRAPAGILRAQLQPGMRLRVPFGRREMIGILVEVTDHSEVPADKLKPALALLDATPPLPASLFKLCLWTSQYYQHSLGDTLSWALPVLLRQGELAEARQERFWSVAPGASLDDPRIARAPRQREALATLAQHPHGVAHQLLSKLMLSKDSLDLLLAKNLVQVEVRRHAPGARHEHWLAQPELPLNAEQRAACEAIRAGFDSYHAFLLAGVTGSGKTEVYLQLIRQALEAGKQALVLIPEINLGPQTLARFEQRFNARIALVHSAVNDRERLEAWLAARDGEADIIIGTRSALFTPMKNPGLIIIDEEHDGSYKQQEGLRYHARDLALVRARQENIPIVLGSATPSLESLHNAYTGRYGLLRLNERAGGAKQPRFLRLDVKSRPLDSGISGPMQQAIGQTLAAGQQVLVFLNRRGFAPTLLCHDCGWMSGCERCDARMTVHQRHGELRCHHCGHAERVPRHCPQCGKVDLRPVGAGTERAEERLGILFPDYPVLRVDRDSTSRKDAMNQLFATIQKGQPCILVGTQMLAKGHHFPRVTLVSILDADGGLFSGDFRASERMAQLIVQVAGRAGRAEEPGKVIIQTHLADHPLLIQLTEQGYFAFAEQALSERRSAGLPPFAHLALLRAEAHKPGQAEGFLDEACSEAERLLAEQSLTGIELLGPVPAPMERRAGRYRAQLLLQANARAPLHRLLSAWLLVLEQMPSGRAVRWSLDVDPVDLY; translated from the coding sequence GTGCCCGACGCCATTCTGCGCCTCGCCCTGCCTTCGCCCCTGCGCCGCCTGTTCGACTACCGCGCCCCGGCCGGGATCCTGCGCGCCCAGTTGCAGCCGGGCATGCGCCTGCGGGTACCGTTCGGCCGGCGGGAAATGATCGGCATCCTGGTGGAGGTCACCGATCACAGCGAGGTCCCGGCCGACAAGCTCAAGCCAGCCCTGGCCCTGCTCGATGCCACGCCGCCGCTGCCTGCATCGCTGTTCAAGTTGTGCCTGTGGACGTCCCAGTATTACCAGCACAGCCTCGGCGACACCCTGAGCTGGGCGCTGCCGGTGTTGCTGCGCCAGGGTGAGCTGGCCGAGGCGCGCCAGGAGCGATTCTGGTCGGTGGCGCCGGGGGCTTCGCTGGACGATCCACGCATCGCCCGCGCCCCGCGCCAGCGCGAAGCCTTGGCGACCCTGGCCCAACATCCCCATGGCGTGGCTCATCAACTGCTGAGCAAACTGATGCTCAGCAAGGACAGCCTCGATCTGTTGCTGGCCAAGAACCTGGTCCAGGTGGAGGTCCGCCGGCACGCCCCCGGCGCCCGCCATGAACATTGGCTGGCCCAGCCGGAACTGCCGCTCAACGCCGAACAGCGGGCCGCTTGCGAAGCGATTCGTGCAGGTTTCGACAGTTATCACGCCTTTCTGCTGGCGGGCGTCACCGGCAGCGGCAAGACCGAGGTCTACCTGCAACTGATCCGCCAGGCCCTGGAGGCCGGCAAGCAGGCCTTGGTGCTGATTCCGGAAATCAACCTCGGCCCGCAGACCCTGGCGCGTTTCGAGCAACGCTTCAATGCGCGGATCGCCCTGGTGCACTCGGCGGTCAACGACCGCGAACGCCTGGAAGCCTGGCTCGCCGCCCGCGACGGTGAGGCCGACATCATCATCGGTACCCGCTCGGCGCTGTTCACGCCGATGAAAAACCCCGGCCTGATCATCATCGACGAAGAGCACGACGGCTCCTATAAACAGCAGGAAGGCCTGCGCTATCACGCCCGCGACCTGGCGCTGGTGCGCGCCCGCCAGGAAAACATCCCGATCGTCCTCGGCTCGGCGACGCCCTCGCTGGAAAGCTTGCACAACGCCTACACCGGTCGCTACGGCCTGCTACGCCTCAACGAACGGGCCGGCGGCGCCAAGCAACCGCGCTTCCTGCGCCTGGACGTGAAAAGTCGACCACTGGACAGCGGTATTTCCGGGCCGATGCAGCAAGCCATCGGCCAGACCCTGGCCGCCGGGCAACAGGTCCTGGTGTTCCTCAATCGCCGGGGGTTTGCCCCGACCCTGCTGTGTCACGACTGTGGCTGGATGTCTGGGTGTGAGCGCTGCGATGCGCGGATGACCGTGCATCAACGCCATGGCGAGCTGCGTTGCCACCATTGCGGCCACGCCGAACGCGTGCCAAGGCATTGCCCGCAGTGCGGCAAAGTGGACTTGCGCCCGGTCGGTGCCGGCACCGAGCGCGCTGAGGAACGGCTGGGTATCCTGTTCCCCGATTACCCGGTACTGCGGGTGGATCGCGACAGCACCTCGCGCAAGGACGCGATGAATCAGCTGTTCGCGACGATCCAGAAGGGCCAGCCATGCATATTGGTGGGCACGCAGATGCTCGCCAAGGGGCATCACTTCCCGCGAGTCACGCTGGTGTCGATCCTCGACGCCGATGGTGGGTTGTTCTCCGGCGACTTCCGCGCCAGCGAGCGCATGGCGCAGTTGATTGTCCAGGTCGCAGGCCGGGCCGGGCGGGCCGAGGAGCCGGGCAAAGTGATTATCCAGACGCACTTGGCCGATCACCCGCTGTTGATCCAATTGACCGAGCAGGGTTATTTCGCCTTCGCCGAACAAGCCTTGAGCGAACGCCGCAGCGCCGGCCTGCCGCCCTTTGCTCATCTGGCGCTGTTGCGGGCCGAAGCCCACAAGCCCGGGCAAGCCGAAGGTTTCCTCGATGAGGCCTGCAGCGAGGCCGAGCGTTTGCTGGCAGAGCAGAGCCTTACCGGCATCGAACTATTGGGCCCGGTGCCAGCTCCGATGGAGCGGCGGGCCGGGCGCTACCGGGCGCAGCTTCTATTGCAGGCCAACGCCCGGGCGCCGCTGCATCGACTGCTGAGTGCCTGGCTGCTGGTGCTGGAACAGATGCCCAGCGGGCGGGCGGTGCGCTGGTCGCTGGATGTGGATCCGG